The Cytophagales bacterium DNA window AATTATTTTTGTCGGTCCATCACCCGAAGTGATTGAGAGCATGGGCTCCAAAACAACGGCTAAAGAGCTGGTACAAAAGCTCGGTATTCCGGTAATTGAAGGTTACAACGGTAAAGACCAGAACATAAAAACGCTCATTTCCGAAGCAAAAAAGATCGGCTTTCCCGTATTACTCAAAGCAGTAATGGGAGGAGGGGGCAAAGGCATGCGCATTATAAATAACGAGGGTGAGCTGACAGCCGGCATTGAATCAGCCAAACGGGAGGCAGAGAAAAGTTTTGGAGACGGCATGCTTATCATAGAAAAGTATCTTGACTCAATAAGACATATTGAGATCCAAATAATTGGAGACGATCACGGCAATTATCTGCATTGTTTCGAAAGGGAATGTTCCATACAGCGGAGGTACCAGAAGATCATAGAAGAGTCGCCCTCACCTGTTATGCCTCCTCAGTTAAGAGATGAAATGACCTCCTCCGCAATAGAAATTGCAAAAGCATTAAAATATTCAAGTACAGGTACGGTTGAGTTTATAGTAGATAAATCTTTAAACTATTATTTTCTTGAAGTGAATACTCGTCTGCAAGTAGAGCATCCCGTCACGGAAATGATCACAGATCTGGATCTGGTCAAGACGCAGATAGAAATTGCTGAGGGTAAAGAATTATCTTTCAAACAAGAAGATATTAAAGTAAACGGGCATGCCATTGAATCCAGAATTTATGCAGAAGATCCGGGAAATAATTTCTTGCCCTGTACGGGAAAGATACTGGCATGGAGGGAGAAAGAGCTTCCAGGTGTGAGATACGACAGTGGGGTGGAAACAGGAAGTAATGTTGATGTATTCTACGACCCCATGCTGGCAAAGGTCATTGCCCACGGATCATCCCGGCAGGAGTGCCTGAAAAAATTAAACCATGCTTTAAAAAACCTTGCCATATTGGGGATCACTTGCAACAAGGAATTTCTAACAGATGTATTAAATAACCCTGATTGCATTGCCGGTAATTTTGACACAAACTTTATTTCTAAGCATTTTCCTGACTATAAAAAAACCGCTAAGCTAAAAGATGTCTATGGATTCGCTATAGCTGCCTTGATATGGGAATGGAAGATCAGTGATGCTCAAAGAACTGTTTTAAAACACATGCCTTCAGGGTGGAGAAACAATTTCTATCAACCCCAAACCAAAACCTATTTATTTGATGCGGTGCAAATTAAATTAGAATATAGAAATCATGGGGAAAATAAATTCACAGTACAGATAAATACGGACGAGGGACGCCTGCCTGCCGAATCCCGATACAATCTGGAGCAGGCAAGGGGGACAGGTGACGATAAAAAATATAAAGTCGAATTTATATCATTATGTGATAATCAGCTATCCTGTTTGGTCAATGGAAATTTAAAATCCTTTGTAATTGCAGAAAAAGAAGGGAGCATCTATGTTCATAGCAATGAACAGGGATGCAGAGAATTTACCAAAGAATCAAAGTTGATCCCGAGTACTCGGGATGAAATAGTGAATGGCACTTACACAGCGCCTATGCCGGGCGAGGTAGTAAAAATTCTTGCGAAGACGGGAAAAAGAGTGAAAGCCGGTGAGCAGTTGCTCATCATTAATTCCATGAAAATGGAAAATGCAATTGAAGCTCAAGCCGATGGTGTAGTGGATGAAATTTTTGTTGAGGAAAAAGCATTTGTAGAGGCCGATACGTTATTATTGACCGTTAAGAAGAACTTAACTTAGTAATTTGATT harbors:
- a CDS encoding biotin/lipoyl-binding protein, coding for MKVKSILSNNPITKLLIANRGEVAERIIRTCREMGIATVAVFSDADRNARYVRKADETIHLGPSAPAESYLNIEKIIHAAKYSNVDAIHPGYGFLAENAAFAAKCRDERIIFVGPSPEVIESMGSKTTAKELVQKLGIPVIEGYNGKDQNIKTLISEAKKIGFPVLLKAVMGGGGKGMRIINNEGELTAGIESAKREAEKSFGDGMLIIEKYLDSIRHIEIQIIGDDHGNYLHCFERECSIQRRYQKIIEESPSPVMPPQLRDEMTSSAIEIAKALKYSSTGTVEFIVDKSLNYYFLEVNTRLQVEHPVTEMITDLDLVKTQIEIAEGKELSFKQEDIKVNGHAIESRIYAEDPGNNFLPCTGKILAWREKELPGVRYDSGVETGSNVDVFYDPMLAKVIAHGSSRQECLKKLNHALKNLAILGITCNKEFLTDVLNNPDCIAGNFDTNFISKHFPDYKKTAKLKDVYGFAIAALIWEWKISDAQRTVLKHMPSGWRNNFYQPQTKTYLFDAVQIKLEYRNHGENKFTVQINTDEGRLPAESRYNLEQARGTGDDKKYKVEFISLCDNQLSCLVNGNLKSFVIAEKEGSIYVHSNEQGCREFTKESKLIPSTRDEIVNGTYTAPMPGEVVKILAKTGKRVKAGEQLLIINSMKMENAIEAQADGVVDEIFVEEKAFVEADTLLLTVKKNLT